Proteins encoded by one window of Syntrophus gentianae:
- the thiD gene encoding bifunctional hydroxymethylpyrimidine kinase/phosphomethylpyrimidine kinase — MDRKPARVLTVAGSDSGGGAGIQADLKTITVLGGFGMSVITALTAQNTLGVQGIFEVPIPFIEQQFDAVATDIGVDAAKTGMLVNAAVVRAVAAKIRQYHIEKLVVDPVMVAKGGALLIENDARENFISELVPLALVLTPNIPEAEALAGLSIRSVEDMKEAAMRIREMGVPNVIVKGGHLQGPATDIFFDGRRFYEFYSERIATKDSHGTGCTYSSAIATGLAVGKPLLEAVREAKAYVTEVIRYAWRIGQGHGPTNHAAPLLNALDRILPFLDQR, encoded by the coding sequence ATGGACAGAAAACCGGCTCGCGTATTGACCGTCGCCGGATCTGATTCCGGCGGAGGAGCGGGAATTCAGGCGGATCTCAAGACGATCACCGTCCTGGGCGGTTTCGGGATGAGTGTCATTACTGCCCTGACGGCGCAGAATACCCTGGGCGTCCAGGGTATCTTCGAGGTGCCCATCCCCTTTATCGAACAGCAGTTCGATGCAGTAGCAACCGATATCGGCGTGGATGCCGCCAAAACGGGCATGCTGGTAAACGCCGCTGTTGTGCGTGCGGTGGCAGCAAAAATCCGTCAGTACCACATTGAAAAACTGGTCGTCGACCCGGTCATGGTGGCCAAGGGAGGTGCCCTGCTGATAGAAAATGACGCACGGGAAAACTTCATTTCCGAATTGGTTCCCCTCGCTCTGGTCTTGACTCCAAATATTCCAGAGGCCGAGGCTTTGGCGGGGTTGTCCATCCGTTCCGTTGAGGATATGAAGGAAGCGGCCATGAGGATCCGGGAGATGGGCGTCCCCAACGTGATCGTCAAGGGCGGCCATTTGCAAGGGCCGGCGACGGATATCTTTTTTGATGGCCGCCGCTTTTACGAATTTTACAGTGAACGGATTGCCACGAAAGACAGCCATGGGACGGGGTGTACCTATTCCTCGGCCATTGCCACCGGTCTTGCCGTGGGGAAGCCGCTTCTGGAAGCCGTCAGGGAGGCAAAGGCCTATGTTACCGAGGTCATCCGTTATGCCTGGCGGATTGGGCAGGGACACGGCCCGACGAATCATGCCGCCCCCCTTTTGAACGCCCTCGACCGCATTCTTCCCTTTCTCGACCAAAGGTGA
- the thiC gene encoding phosphomethylpyrimidine synthase ThiC has translation MTQLEAARKGIITEEMKLCAEQEKVAPEFIRQGVEEGNIVVIRNQRHTGIVPLAVGKGLRTKINANIGTSRDHVDLELEKVKACTASGADALMDLSTGGEIRKIRQAVMKASSMAVGTVPIYSAAAEALNRQQSIMEMTADDMFAAIEENGEDGVDFITVHCGVTRESVGRIEAQGRLLGIVSRGGSITARWMDYNESDNPLYAQYDRLLEIARRYDMVLSLGDGLRPGCLADATDRGQVQELILLGELCRRARAQDVQVMIEGPGHVPYPQIEANIALQKSLCEGAPFYVLGPLPTDIAPGYDHITAAIGGALAGAAGADFLCYVTPSEHLRLPNLEDVHEGIMASRIAAHIADIAKGYPGAMEKDVLMAKYRSEFNWDGQIELSVDPDRSRAWLERSESAKEEGCTMCGEFCAIKLGKKDAHR, from the coding sequence ATGACGCAGCTGGAAGCGGCCAGGAAAGGCATAATCACCGAAGAGATGAAATTGTGTGCGGAACAGGAAAAGGTTGCGCCGGAATTTATCCGTCAGGGGGTTGAAGAAGGCAACATCGTTGTAATCCGCAATCAACGCCATACAGGCATTGTTCCGCTGGCCGTGGGTAAGGGACTGAGGACCAAGATCAACGCCAACATCGGAACCTCACGGGATCATGTGGATCTGGAGTTGGAAAAGGTTAAAGCCTGTACAGCCTCAGGAGCAGACGCCCTGATGGATCTCTCCACGGGGGGAGAAATCCGGAAAATCCGGCAGGCCGTGATGAAGGCTTCATCCATGGCGGTAGGAACCGTCCCGATCTATTCTGCGGCAGCAGAAGCCCTGAATCGTCAGCAATCCATCATGGAGATGACCGCCGATGACATGTTTGCCGCCATTGAAGAAAATGGCGAGGACGGCGTGGATTTTATCACCGTCCATTGCGGTGTAACCCGTGAAAGCGTGGGTCGCATCGAGGCTCAGGGACGTCTTCTTGGAATCGTCAGCCGCGGCGGCTCCATAACGGCCCGATGGATGGATTACAATGAATCGGACAATCCTCTTTATGCCCAGTACGACCGGCTGCTGGAAATCGCCCGGCGTTACGACATGGTCCTCAGCCTCGGTGATGGTTTGCGACCAGGATGCCTGGCCGATGCGACAGACCGGGGACAGGTTCAGGAACTCATCCTCCTGGGGGAACTGTGTCGACGAGCCAGGGCCCAGGATGTCCAGGTTATGATCGAAGGTCCGGGGCACGTGCCCTATCCCCAGATCGAAGCCAATATCGCCCTGCAGAAGAGCCTCTGCGAAGGCGCACCTTTTTATGTCCTGGGACCTCTCCCCACGGATATCGCCCCCGGCTACGATCATATTACCGCCGCGATCGGCGGAGCCCTTGCCGGCGCCGCCGGTGCCGATTTCCTCTGTTATGTGACACCATCGGAACATCTGCGCCTCCCCAATCTGGAGGATGTTCATGAAGGGATCATGGCTTCCCGGATCGCTGCGCACATCGCGGACATCGCCAAAGGATATCCGGGCGCGATGGAGAAGGATGTCCTCATGGCGAAGTATCGCAGCGAATTCAACTGGGACGGTCAGATCGAGCTGTCCGTCGATCCCGACAGGAGCCGGGCATGGCTGGAGCGCAGTGAAAGCGCCAAGGAAGAGGGCTGCACCATGTGCGGAGAATTCTGCGCCATCAAGCTCGGGAAAAAGGATGCCCATCGCTGA
- a CDS encoding CCA tRNA nucleotidyltransferase has protein sequence MPIADESGTHAPSRDVAVGIIRRLKEAGHEAWLVGGCVRDFLRGVEAVDYDIVTSASPDVVQGLFPHTAAVGIRFGILLVLEQGHAYQVATYRCPGGYRQDIGMRDFTINAMLTDTDTGRIIDEVGGRADLEGRLIRTVGRPEDRFAEDRLRMLRAIRFAANLGFNIDQETFAAISAHAPEIRTVSVERIADEMTRMLTLGGAGQGMRLLAQSGLLKEILPEVAALRGVKQPPRFHPEGDVWTHTVKMLDLISFPADSRLAWGVLLHDVGKTDTKSEDERGIHFYGHAKQGMILGEAILRRLRFSRLNRETILNLIRFHMNFIGVRDMRPSRLKRLIRTKDFDLALELHRLDCLASHGQLATYEFCRNKQEEWANELQKLPPLLNGRDLLAMGFQQGPLFGEILTAVEEAQLNGFIHTPEEARRLILRRWSSFLTKKG, from the coding sequence ATGCCCATCGCTGATGAATCAGGAACGCACGCCCCGAGTCGGGACGTGGCCGTCGGCATTATCCGCCGTCTGAAGGAGGCCGGGCATGAGGCCTGGCTTGTGGGCGGCTGTGTCCGGGATTTTCTGCGTGGCGTGGAAGCGGTAGACTACGACATTGTAACATCAGCCTCTCCCGACGTTGTGCAGGGGCTTTTCCCCCATACGGCTGCCGTGGGGATCCGCTTCGGCATTCTCCTCGTTCTTGAGCAGGGTCACGCCTATCAGGTAGCGACTTACCGATGTCCTGGCGGATATCGCCAGGACATCGGGATGCGGGACTTTACCATCAATGCCATGCTGACGGATACGGATACCGGCCGGATTATCGATGAAGTGGGCGGACGGGCCGATCTGGAGGGCCGCCTGATCCGGACGGTCGGCCGGCCGGAAGACCGTTTTGCAGAAGACCGCCTGCGCATGCTCCGGGCCATACGGTTTGCCGCCAATCTTGGGTTTAACATCGATCAAGAGACCTTTGCAGCCATTTCAGCCCATGCACCGGAAATCCGCACCGTCAGTGTTGAACGCATCGCCGATGAAATGACCCGGATGCTGACTCTCGGCGGGGCAGGGCAGGGGATGCGCCTGCTGGCGCAGTCCGGACTGCTGAAAGAGATCCTTCCGGAAGTTGCAGCTCTCCGAGGCGTGAAACAACCACCCCGGTTTCATCCCGAAGGAGATGTCTGGACGCACACGGTAAAGATGCTGGACCTGATATCTTTCCCAGCTGATTCGCGGCTGGCCTGGGGGGTGCTGCTACACGATGTGGGCAAGACGGATACAAAGAGCGAGGATGAGAGAGGCATTCATTTCTACGGCCATGCCAAACAAGGCATGATCCTGGGGGAAGCCATTCTGCGCCGCCTGCGGTTTTCCCGCCTGAATAGAGAAACGATCCTGAATCTCATCCGATTTCACATGAATTTTATCGGGGTCCGGGATATGCGTCCCAGCCGGCTGAAACGACTTATTAGGACAAAAGATTTCGATCTTGCTCTTGAATTGCACCGCCTCGATTGTCTGGCCAGTCATGGGCAGTTGGCAACCTATGAATTTTGCCGGAATAAACAGGAGGAATGGGCTAATGAGCTGCAGAAGCTCCCCCCTCTGCTGAATGGAAGAGATCTGCTCGCGATGGGATTCCAGCAGGGTCCCCTTTTCGGGGAAATTCTGACCGCCGTAGAAGAAGCTCAGCTCAACGGATTTATTCATACCCCTGAAGAGGCCCGCAGGCTGATCCTTCGCCGCTGGTCCTCTTTTCTTACCAAAAAAGGATAA
- the hisC gene encoding histidinol-phosphate transaminase, translating to MLSRRLMSLTPYVPGEQPRDRSYLKLNTNESPYPPSPRIEAFLRSYDISLLRLYPDPWSLSLRQTMAKKYGLTEDHIFVGNGSDEILSFVWYAFFDGQYGRLLFPQYTYSFYPVYCDYYDISYRRIPVNPDFSLNVDALIGNEGDPSCGIVFPNPNAPTGIALPLDKIRDLLERYPQDRVVVIDEAYIDFGGESAVGLISSHENLLIVRTCSKSFSLAGLRLGYAMGSPGLIRALFITKDSFNSYTVGRLTQAIGEIALEDEDWFADKIARIIEVRTFFSAALEEQNWQVLPSKANFVFARKPGETGQRVYERLKERGILVRYFNVEGIRDFVRITIGTREDMNRLLEETKSLF from the coding sequence ATGCTTTCTCGACGATTAATGTCCCTGACTCCCTATGTTCCCGGCGAACAGCCCCGGGACCGCTCCTATCTGAAACTCAATACCAACGAAAGTCCCTATCCGCCTTCTCCGCGCATTGAGGCTTTCCTGCGAAGTTATGATATCTCCCTCCTCCGTCTTTATCCCGATCCCTGGTCGCTCAGTCTGCGCCAGACTATGGCGAAAAAATACGGCCTTACCGAGGATCATATTTTTGTAGGCAACGGCTCCGACGAGATCCTGAGCTTCGTCTGGTATGCCTTCTTTGACGGCCAATACGGCAGACTTCTCTTCCCCCAATACACCTACAGTTTTTATCCCGTTTACTGCGACTACTATGACATTTCCTATCGCCGGATTCCCGTGAATCCGGATTTTTCCCTGAATGTGGACGCCCTGATCGGAAACGAAGGCGATCCGTCCTGCGGGATCGTCTTTCCCAATCCCAACGCCCCCACAGGGATTGCCCTTCCACTGGATAAAATACGTGATCTCCTGGAGCGCTATCCCCAGGACCGGGTCGTCGTAATCGACGAGGCCTATATCGATTTCGGGGGAGAGAGCGCTGTCGGCCTGATTTCCTCCCACGAAAACCTCCTGATCGTTCGGACCTGTTCCAAAAGCTTTTCCCTGGCCGGCCTTCGGCTTGGCTATGCGATGGGAAGCCCGGGACTGATCCGGGCACTTTTCATCACGAAGGACTCCTTCAATTCCTATACGGTGGGCCGTCTGACGCAGGCCATCGGGGAGATCGCCCTGGAGGACGAGGACTGGTTTGCCGATAAGATTGCCCGCATCATTGAGGTGCGAACCTTTTTTTCTGCGGCGCTTGAAGAGCAGAACTGGCAGGTTCTTCCTTCCAAGGCGAATTTTGTCTTTGCCAGAAAACCGGGCGAAACGGGACAAAGAGTTTACGAAAGGCTGAAGGAGCGGGGAATTCTCGTCCGATATTTCAATGTGGAGGGAATCCGGGATTTTGTCCGTATTACCATTGGGACGAGGGAGGATATGAACCGGTTGCTTGAAGAGACGAAAAGTCTCTTTTAA
- a CDS encoding Flp family type IVb pilin — translation MEEMKRFIRDEAGATAVECGLIIALIAAVIFAIVGILSRQM, via the coding sequence ATGGAAGAGATGAAGAGATTCATCAGAGACGAAGCAGGCGCAACGGCAGTTGAATGCGGTTTGATTATTGCGCTGATTGCAGCTGTGATTTTTGCCATCGTTGGTATTCTGTCAAGACAAATGTAA
- a CDS encoding transposase family protein has translation MDLETITKLLNIPNYQVVRIIQINSKSLHMQVEPIDSGMPVCSGCGSTHSGAVHSMGSMTVQDLHLCGRRVFLQVPKRKILCDRDKKIRVENLDWISGRFTKRFAEEILRLTTVTSYRGAGWYLEVDDETIHRMDRRQKSGSAASSGRRAKNSETGGYKARAFSEASVKEHIF, from the coding sequence ATGGACTTAGAAACAATAACAAAACTTCTCAATATACCAAATTATCAAGTGGTGAGGATTATCCAGATCAATTCGAAATCCCTCCACATGCAGGTTGAACCCATTGATTCCGGGATGCCGGTCTGTTCCGGCTGCGGATCTACCCATAGCGGCGCGGTCCATAGCATGGGCAGCATGACAGTTCAGGATCTGCACCTTTGCGGGAGAAGAGTTTTCCTTCAGGTCCCCAAGAGAAAAATCCTGTGCGACCGGGATAAGAAAATCCGTGTTGAAAACCTGGACTGGATCAGCGGACGTTTCACGAAACGCTTTGCCGAAGAGATCCTCCGGCTGACGACCGTCACCAGTTACCGAGGCGCCGGGTGGTATCTGGAAGTGGATGACGAAACGATCCACCGCATGGATCGAAGACAGAAATCCGGAAGTGCGGCATCTTCCGGACGAAGGGCTAAAAATTCGGAGACCGGCGGTTACAAGGCCCGGGCATTCTCAGAGGCTTCAGTCAAAGAGCATATTTTTTAA
- a CDS encoding C40 family peptidase, with translation MKQKLKNRTALKVESKRRMASAGAFCLILCLFFLSACGGRSAAPSRPEVRPRPPVAKKLANMGFTIQAGAFSRVENAARMTDALRLQGLDAYYFVSSSGLFKVRFGNFSTKNAARQRAEALRTAGVIAEFYIVSPEEYAAARRTTLGDDYLREQLIKTAKEFIGVPYLWGGTTPENGFDCSGLVMAVYQLNGLALPRTSRDQFEAGMSVDRDQTQKGDLVFFANGKNDPISHVGIYIGNGRFIHAPGRGKTIRIDFLSSRFYINRYMGSRTYL, from the coding sequence ATGAAGCAGAAGCTAAAGAATAGAACGGCTCTGAAAGTTGAATCTAAACGGCGAATGGCCTCCGCAGGCGCTTTCTGTCTCATTCTTTGTCTCTTTTTCCTCTCTGCCTGCGGAGGTCGTTCCGCAGCGCCTTCACGGCCGGAAGTGCGGCCCCGGCCGCCTGTTGCAAAAAAACTGGCCAACATGGGATTCACCATCCAGGCAGGGGCATTCTCCCGCGTGGAAAACGCGGCACGGATGACAGATGCCCTCCGCCTTCAAGGATTGGATGCCTACTATTTCGTTTCTTCCTCCGGACTTTTCAAGGTACGATTCGGAAACTTTTCGACCAAGAATGCTGCCCGACAAAGGGCGGAAGCCCTGCGGACGGCGGGTGTGATCGCGGAATTCTATATTGTCAGTCCTGAAGAATACGCCGCCGCCCGGCGTACGACGCTGGGGGATGACTATCTGCGGGAACAATTGATAAAAACGGCAAAGGAATTTATCGGGGTTCCCTATCTCTGGGGTGGAACGACGCCGGAAAACGGATTCGACTGCAGTGGCCTGGTCATGGCGGTTTACCAGCTGAATGGCCTGGCCCTTCCCCGCACATCCCGGGACCAGTTCGAAGCCGGGATGTCCGTTGATCGGGATCAAACGCAAAAAGGAGATCTCGTTTTTTTCGCCAATGGGAAAAATGATCCCATCTCTCATGTGGGAATCTACATCGGCAACGGAAGGTTTATTCACGCGCCGGGAAGGGGAAAGACCATCCGAATCGATTTTCTCTCCAGCCGTTTTTATATCAACCGTTACATGGGCAGCCGGACCTATCTCTAA
- a CDS encoding ABC transporter ATP-binding protein produces the protein MLELRDLHFAVDRGDGPEGGGKRGIINGINFNFEKGKFYAITGPNGSGKTTLAKLIMGINPTTSGSIIFDGQDITGLSITDRAKAGIAYSFQQPARFKGITFRELLSIATGIDEEQKLISLLMRVGICPMDFLEKAVDAKLSGGEIKKIELATTIARNPKLAIYDEPDTGIDLWTIGPMVDLLKREQKNYGTTTIVVSHNKVFLEAADEILIINGGRIVFRGILDEAMALLNDLSICSFKPCCEGEDQNVRCFR, from the coding sequence ATGCTGGAGCTTCGAGATTTACACTTTGCCGTTGATCGCGGCGATGGCCCCGAAGGAGGGGGAAAACGCGGGATCATCAACGGAATCAATTTTAATTTCGAAAAGGGAAAATTCTACGCCATCACCGGTCCCAACGGGAGTGGAAAGACGACCCTGGCCAAACTGATCATGGGAATCAATCCGACCACCTCCGGATCCATTATCTTTGATGGCCAGGATATTACGGGGCTTTCTATTACCGATCGCGCCAAAGCCGGCATCGCCTACAGTTTCCAGCAACCGGCCCGTTTCAAGGGCATCACCTTCCGGGAGCTCTTGAGTATAGCCACAGGCATTGATGAGGAGCAAAAACTCATTTCCCTGCTCATGCGGGTGGGGATCTGCCCCATGGATTTTCTGGAGAAGGCGGTGGACGCCAAGCTCTCCGGCGGAGAGATCAAAAAGATCGAACTGGCCACCACCATTGCCCGTAATCCCAAACTGGCCATCTACGATGAACCCGACACGGGAATCGATCTCTGGACGATCGGACCCATGGTGGATCTCCTGAAGCGCGAACAGAAGAATTACGGGACGACAACGATCGTCGTCAGCCACAACAAGGTCTTTCTGGAAGCGGCCGATGAGATTCTGATCATCAACGGCGGTCGCATCGTTTTCCGGGGAATCCTGGACGAAGCCATGGCCTTACTCAATGACCTGAGTATCTGCAGTTTCAAACCCTGCTGTGAAGGAGAAGACCAGAATGTTAGATGCTTTAGATAA
- a CDS encoding SufB/SufD family protein codes for MLDALDKELLKAVADLEDIPKGAYNIRKNGKLLTRATSANINIESNAEGTGIVVTIAPGTVNESVHIPVILSQAGLYDVVYNNFIIGEGADVTIVAGCGIHCGTASPEGHAGIHEFRVGRGAKVKYVEKHYATGPGSGKRSLNPTTKVFLAEGAQAEMELTQIGGVDEADRLNEATLEASSLLMVMERVMTEKDQRAVSRNEIKLVGADSRANMISRSVMKGNSKQNFYATIEALAKCFGHIECDAIIMDNGTNETIPSLKAMHPDAELTHEASIGKIANDQLMKLMSLGLTYDDAVNRIIQGFLK; via the coding sequence ATGTTAGATGCTTTAGATAAAGAGCTTTTGAAAGCCGTCGCCGACCTGGAGGACATCCCCAAGGGCGCCTATAATATTCGGAAAAACGGAAAGCTGCTGACAAGGGCAACGAGCGCCAACATCAACATCGAAAGCAACGCCGAAGGCACGGGAATCGTCGTGACGATCGCTCCGGGGACGGTCAATGAATCCGTGCATATACCCGTAATCCTGAGTCAGGCGGGACTCTACGATGTGGTTTACAATAATTTCATCATCGGGGAAGGGGCGGATGTGACCATTGTGGCCGGATGCGGCATCCACTGTGGAACAGCCAGCCCGGAAGGACATGCGGGCATTCATGAATTCCGCGTCGGCCGGGGGGCCAAGGTGAAATACGTGGAAAAACATTACGCCACGGGTCCGGGGTCGGGAAAACGTTCCCTCAATCCCACGACCAAGGTGTTTCTGGCGGAAGGGGCGCAGGCCGAGATGGAACTGACGCAGATCGGCGGCGTGGATGAGGCCGACCGCCTGAACGAGGCCACCCTGGAGGCTTCCAGCCTGCTGATGGTTATGGAACGGGTTATGACGGAGAAGGACCAGAGGGCTGTTTCGAGAAACGAAATCAAGCTGGTTGGCGCCGACAGCCGGGCGAACATGATTTCCCGTTCCGTCATGAAGGGAAATTCAAAACAGAATTTCTACGCCACGATCGAAGCCCTGGCAAAATGTTTCGGACACATCGAATGTGACGCCATCATCATGGATAACGGGACCAACGAAACCATCCCCTCCCTGAAGGCTATGCATCCTGACGCGGAGTTGACCCACGAAGCATCCATCGGCAAAATCGCCAATGACCAACTCATGAAGCTCATGAGTCTGGGCCTGACATACGACGACGCCGTTAACCGCATCATACAGGGTTTCCTGAAATGA
- the rdgC gene encoding recombination-associated protein RdgC: MGLLKGTISFSLYRLEGSLPESADDFINQQLRAFAFRSFALTSEEKAIGWTSLENVLDTDFEGAKYIWGDNLMLAMRIDRKTIPPSLLKIKLLEAEQDFLAESGQKRIYREQREDLRERVHLELFNKTHAVPAFYEFCWSVSQKTLILCSLSEKVIDDFQDFFKQSFSLPVYPYTPWDPLWLDEEMSARLSLAEKAALPDSTGTDGLQAVDRTSLGREFLTWLWFKSEERNGTISIPGTGDVELILVRRLVLESGDGEYAETVVCQGMHADLKEGKEALRQGKKIKEARIKLGKDEDIWEFTLKADRFSFQSLKIPVMTDKLDDSEDRDGAILERIYLIERAIKMMISLFRLFLDMRLSPRWLSSEAPRIASWLQQ, encoded by the coding sequence ATGGGATTGCTCAAAGGTACAATTTCTTTTTCTCTATACCGTCTGGAAGGTTCGTTGCCGGAATCGGCAGACGATTTCATCAATCAGCAGCTGCGGGCCTTTGCCTTCAGGAGCTTTGCCTTGACCTCCGAAGAAAAGGCCATCGGCTGGACAAGCCTGGAAAATGTCCTCGATACGGATTTTGAAGGGGCGAAGTATATCTGGGGCGATAACCTGATGCTGGCCATGCGGATCGACCGTAAGACCATCCCCCCTTCCCTTCTCAAGATCAAACTTTTGGAAGCGGAACAGGATTTTCTAGCCGAGTCGGGCCAGAAGAGAATTTACCGGGAGCAACGGGAGGACCTTCGGGAGCGGGTCCATCTGGAGCTGTTCAACAAAACCCACGCGGTACCAGCCTTTTATGAATTCTGCTGGTCCGTATCGCAGAAAACACTGATTCTGTGCAGCCTTTCGGAAAAGGTGATCGACGATTTCCAGGACTTTTTCAAACAGTCCTTTTCCTTGCCCGTCTATCCCTATACCCCCTGGGACCCCCTCTGGCTGGATGAAGAAATGTCGGCACGGCTCTCTCTGGCAGAGAAGGCCGCCCTGCCCGATTCCACCGGAACAGACGGCCTCCAGGCCGTTGACCGGACCTCACTGGGCCGCGAGTTTCTAACCTGGTTATGGTTCAAGAGCGAGGAGCGCAATGGGACGATTTCTATTCCGGGGACAGGGGATGTGGAACTGATTCTGGTCCGCCGTCTGGTTCTCGAATCCGGCGATGGAGAATACGCGGAAACCGTGGTCTGCCAGGGAATGCATGCGGATCTCAAGGAGGGGAAGGAGGCCCTGCGCCAAGGAAAGAAAATCAAGGAAGCCCGGATTAAACTTGGCAAAGACGAGGATATCTGGGAATTCACCCTGAAGGCGGATCGCTTTTCCTTTCAATCCCTGAAAATTCCCGTCATGACGGACAAGCTGGACGATTCGGAGGACCGGGACGGTGCGATTCTGGAGCGAATCTATCTGATTGAAAGGGCGATAAAAATGATGATTTCGCTTTTCCGCCTCTTTCTCGATATGCGCCTGTCTCCCCGCTGGCTCTCTTCCGAAGCGCCCCGAATAGCCAGCTGGCTGCAGCAATAG
- a CDS encoding NAD(+)/NADH kinase gives MPGGKRIQKVGIIANIRKDIALECSSGLKKWLQEQGTEVFLDAEIAAALGEKCGLERQTLAARADLLVVLGGDGAMLRASRSVRKFNIPIVGINLGTFGYLTEVNLNEMYPSLERILRGDYSTEERMMLDMEVVRDGQTSCEYTVLNDVVISRGSLTRIIDMETAVDGSYLTTFRADGLIISTPTGSTAYSLSAGGPIVFPSQNVIIVNPICPHTLTNRPIILPSSITINVKVWSEEEGVNVDLDGQESITLKSGDTLIVRKSRYVTTLVSSSNRDYLEILRSKLGWGRLPAINR, from the coding sequence ATGCCGGGCGGAAAGCGAATTCAAAAAGTCGGGATCATCGCCAATATAAGAAAAGATATCGCCCTTGAATGCTCATCCGGCCTGAAGAAGTGGTTGCAGGAGCAGGGCACTGAGGTCTTTCTCGATGCGGAGATCGCCGCCGCCCTGGGGGAAAAATGCGGTTTGGAACGGCAAACGCTGGCAGCCCGTGCGGACCTGCTGGTCGTTCTCGGCGGGGATGGCGCCATGCTGCGGGCGTCCAGGTCCGTGCGCAAATTCAATATCCCCATCGTGGGCATCAACCTGGGAACCTTCGGTTATCTTACGGAAGTCAATCTCAATGAAATGTATCCTTCCCTGGAGCGCATACTCCGCGGGGATTACTCAACGGAAGAGCGGATGATGCTCGATATGGAGGTGGTTCGGGATGGGCAGACCTCCTGCGAATACACCGTGCTCAACGATGTGGTCATCAGCCGGGGGAGTCTCACCCGGATCATCGACATGGAAACCGCCGTTGATGGCTCCTATCTGACGACCTTTCGGGCAGACGGGCTGATCATCAGCACCCCGACCGGTTCGACGGCTTATTCCCTTTCCGCCGGCGGCCCAATCGTCTTTCCTTCACAGAATGTCATTATTGTAAATCCCATCTGTCCCCATACGCTGACCAATCGGCCGATCATCCTTCCCAGCAGCATAACCATTAACGTCAAGGTCTGGTCGGAAGAGGAAGGGGTGAACGTCGACCTCGACGGACAGGAATCCATTACGTTGAAATCCGGGGATACCCTGATCGTCCGCAAATCCCGATATGTAACCACCCTGGTTTCTTCCTCGAATCGAGACTATCTCGAAATTCTTCGATCCAAACTGGGATGGGGACGACTGCCCGCCATAAACCGATAA